One genomic region from Sphingobacterium multivorum encodes:
- a CDS encoding DUF2911 domain-containing protein: protein MKKNLFAIAIAATMMFTANESFAQLKLPAASSSQTVTQGLGIENVTLNYSRPSMNGRKIFGDLVPYNEVWRTGANTNTTLTFEGDVELNGHKLSAGTYALFTIPNKSEWTIIISKNTKQWGAYTYKQTEDALRFNVKPQTLANPVETFTISFDNVTPTGAVLNLAWEKTSVKVDLKVNQQAKILASIDEAMKGEKKPYFAAAQYYFSNNLDLNKALSWFDEAAKAQPKAAHVLYWKAKAQLKAGDKKGAIETATKGLEVATADKNSEYIKLNTQVINAAKK, encoded by the coding sequence ATGAAAAAGAATCTTTTTGCAATTGCCATTGCCGCAACAATGATGTTTACGGCCAACGAATCTTTTGCTCAGCTAAAGCTACCTGCAGCAAGTAGCTCACAGACAGTTACACAAGGATTGGGTATTGAAAACGTAACCCTTAATTACAGCAGACCTAGCATGAACGGCCGTAAGATCTTTGGCGATCTTGTTCCTTATAATGAAGTATGGCGTACAGGAGCAAATACCAATACCACATTAACCTTTGAAGGTGACGTTGAGTTGAATGGCCATAAGCTTTCTGCTGGAACCTACGCTCTTTTCACAATCCCGAACAAATCAGAGTGGACCATCATCATCAGTAAAAACACCAAACAATGGGGTGCCTATACCTATAAACAAACTGAAGATGCCTTACGCTTCAATGTTAAACCGCAGACCTTAGCAAATCCAGTGGAGACATTTACCATTTCTTTTGATAATGTTACACCTACAGGTGCTGTATTGAATCTGGCTTGGGAAAAAACGTCCGTAAAGGTTGATCTCAAAGTCAATCAACAGGCTAAAATATTAGCTTCCATCGACGAGGCTATGAAGGGTGAGAAAAAACCTTATTTTGCCGCAGCCCAATATTACTTCAGTAATAATTTAGATCTAAATAAAGCACTAAGCTGGTTTGACGAAGCTGCCAAAGCTCAACCTAAAGCTGCTCACGTCCTATATTGGAAAGCAAAAGCGCAATTAAAAGCTGGTGATAAAAAAGGTGCGATAGAAACAGCAACCAAAGGTCTTGAAGTTGCCACAGCAGATAAAAATAGTGAGTACATCAAATTGAACACACAAGTGATCAACGCCGCAAAAAAATAG
- the cdaA gene encoding diadenylate cyclase CdaA, whose product MDGIDYSLFSGFRLLDVIDIILVAIIIYYIYSLIRGTIAVNILIGVALFYGVYIVVKQMHMRLLTEIFGGFISVGSIALIVVFQQEIRRFLLHVGKNISMKRKKVFWSFIGNKKAIQKDLTEDLKPVIEACRSMSRTRTGALLVFSKYFDEEYYQSSGEYIDAHISKRLIESIFHKNSPLHDGAVVIVDFKIMTASCVLPLSDSEDLPLQFGLRHRAAIGVTEISDAIAVIVSEETGEISFAKDGNVNMNVSPEELEQLLKDEL is encoded by the coding sequence ATGGATGGAATCGACTATAGCCTGTTTAGCGGCTTTCGCCTATTGGACGTTATTGATATCATATTGGTAGCGATTATTATCTACTATATCTATAGTTTGATTAGAGGGACCATTGCTGTTAATATCCTGATTGGCGTAGCACTGTTTTATGGCGTTTATATTGTCGTCAAACAGATGCATATGCGCTTGCTGACCGAAATATTTGGCGGTTTTATATCTGTCGGGTCCATTGCATTGATTGTCGTGTTCCAACAGGAAATCAGGCGGTTCTTACTGCACGTGGGAAAGAATATATCCATGAAACGGAAGAAAGTTTTTTGGTCGTTTATCGGGAATAAGAAGGCAATACAGAAAGATTTGACGGAGGACCTAAAACCCGTTATCGAAGCCTGTAGAAGCATGTCGCGTACACGGACGGGAGCTCTATTAGTTTTCTCAAAGTATTTTGACGAGGAATATTATCAGAGCAGCGGGGAGTATATTGATGCCCATATCTCCAAGCGCTTGATTGAAAGTATATTTCATAAAAATAGCCCATTGCATGATGGTGCAGTCGTTATTGTTGATTTTAAGATTATGACAGCATCTTGTGTGCTTCCATTGTCAGATAGTGAGGATTTACCGCTGCAATTCGGACTACGGCATCGCGCTGCAATTGGAGTGACGGAAATCTCGGATGCGATTGCCGTTATCGTCTCTGAAGAGACTGGTGAGATATCTTTTGCGAAGGATGGAAACGTCAATATGAACGTTTCACCAGAAGAACTTGAGCAATTGCTAAAAGACGAGTTATAA
- a CDS encoding pyridoxine 5'-phosphate synthase, giving the protein MTRLSVNINKIATLRNSRGGNNPNLVSAALACERFGAQGITVHPRPDERHIRYQDVFDLKAEIQTELNIEGNCQEQKFIDLVLANKPAQVTLVPDTEGQLTSNHGWDTIKNKAYLQDMCKLFKDAGIRVSIFVDPVEEMVEAAAETGTDRIELYTEGFATEYGFDKELAIKPYFKAALKAREVGLGLNAGHDLDLNNLQYFNQHIPELLEVSIGHALISDALYLGLEETIKRYLACLK; this is encoded by the coding sequence ATGACTAGACTTTCAGTAAATATCAATAAAATCGCAACGCTCAGAAATTCTAGAGGTGGCAATAACCCCAATCTAGTATCTGCGGCATTAGCCTGTGAACGTTTTGGCGCTCAAGGTATCACTGTGCATCCACGACCTGATGAAAGACATATTCGATATCAGGATGTTTTTGATCTAAAAGCAGAAATCCAGACCGAACTCAATATTGAAGGGAATTGCCAAGAACAGAAGTTTATTGACCTAGTATTGGCCAATAAACCAGCACAAGTAACCTTAGTACCCGATACCGAAGGACAATTAACCTCTAACCATGGCTGGGATACCATTAAAAACAAAGCCTACTTACAAGATATGTGCAAATTGTTCAAAGATGCTGGTATACGTGTCTCCATCTTTGTTGATCCGGTCGAAGAAATGGTAGAGGCCGCGGCCGAAACAGGAACAGATCGCATTGAGCTCTATACAGAAGGATTTGCTACGGAGTATGGCTTCGATAAAGAACTTGCGATAAAACCCTATTTCAAAGCTGCATTAAAAGCACGTGAAGTTGGATTAGGTCTAAATGCGGGCCATGACTTAGATCTCAACAACCTGCAATATTTCAACCAACATATCCCCGAACTCCTGGAAGTCAGCATAGGCCATGCGCTCATTTCGGATGCACTATACTTAGGGTTAGAGGAAACGATCAAACGTTATCTTGCTTGTTTGAAGTAA